In the genome of Fusarium fujikuroi IMI 58289 draft genome, chromosome FFUJ_chr02, one region contains:
- a CDS encoding probable chromosome segregation protein cut14: protein MRVIEVIIDGFKSYAVRTVISGWDESFNSITGLNGSGKSNILDAICFVLGITNMSTVRAQNLQDLIYKRGQAGVTKASVTIVFDNRETKKSPIGFEEYATISVTRQIVLGGTSKYLINGHRAQQQTVQNLFQSVQLNINSPNFLIMQGRITKVLNMKAVEILAMIEEAAGTRMFEDRRDKALKTMAKKETKLVELRELLKDEIEPKLEKLRTEKRAFLDFQQTQNDLERLTRVVVAYDYLRYQDSLSQSAADLEGKKQRRRDLEESAARLKSEISHLEEDVKKVRAQRDKELRKGGKASALEEAAKKHSNELVRLATILDLKKSSLAEEEEKKVAVEKTVSELEATLQEKTAAFENAKARYDAAKEDLEQQNRDAESKEELLQTLQTGVASKDGQENGYQGQLQDAKNRATTAATEQEQAKIKIAHLEKRVKEEEPRAKKAKEQNADLLRDLEGLKTQAQKLEKELGRLGFEPGQEEQMFKRESELQQTVRNLRQESDKLKRQVANTEFNYADPVPNFDRSKVKGLVAQLFTLDKEHTQAGTALEICAGGRLYNVVVDTEVTGTQLLQRGKLRKRVTIIPLNKIAAFKASAQTIATAQNIAPGKVDLALSLVGYDHEVSAAMEYVFGNTLICADANTAKRVTFDPNVRMRSITLEGDAYDPSGTLSGGSSPNSSGVLVLLQKLNGLTRQLSEAEGALRELQARITKEKAKLDQARRIKQDLDLKSHEIKLAEEQISGNSSSSIIQEVANMKSTIQELKEGISEAKTRQAKAIADIKTIEKDMNDFDNNKDAKLVELQKALDKLRAGLGKNAAAVKTLQKELQGAQLDAEQAGVDLSAAREQLQEVEIAIKAQQKDIQDLAEQKAELQETHDTVQAQLDDERAKLHQFDDELRALEDATRSKNSRIAEESLEMQKLGHLVEKFHKEQQGAAEKVARLEKEFDWIADEKDKFGRSGTPYDFKNHNIGECKSTLHNLTERFQGMKKKINPKVMNMIDSVEKKEVSLKHMIKTVIRDKRKIEETIVSLDDYKKKALHETWEKVNGDFGNIFSELLPGGSFAKLDPPEGKTISDGLEVKVCLGKVWKQSLTELSGGQRSLVALSLIMALLQFKPAPMYILDEVDAALDLSHTQNIGRLIKTRFKGSQFIVVSLKDGMFQNANRIFRTRFSEGTSMVQALTPADMK, encoded by the exons ATGAGGGTTATTGAAGTAATTATTGAC GGCTTCAAGTCTTATGCCGTGCGTACCGTGATTTCAGGATG GGACGAGAGTTTCAATTCGATCACCGGCCTCAACGGTAGTGGAAAGTCCAACATCCTCGATGCGATATGTTTCGTTCTCGGAATTACAAACATGTCAACGGTTCGAGCGCAAAATCTACAG GACCTGATATACAAGCGCGGTCAAGCTGGTGTGACAAAGGCCAGCGTCACAATTGTCTTCGACAATCGAGAAACCAAAAAGTCCCCGATCGGTTTCGAAGAATATGCCACCATTAGTGTTACACGACAGATCGTCCTTGGAGGAACATCCAAGTACCTCATCAACGGCCACCGCGCTCAACAACAGACAGTGCAAAACCTATTCCAGTCGGTgcagctcaacatcaacagccccAACTTCCTCATTATGCAGGGTCGCATCACAAAAGTCCTCAATATGAAGGCTGTAGagatcttggccatgatAGAGGAAGCTGCCGGAACCAGAATGTTCGAGGATCGTCGAGACAAGGCGCTCAAGAcaatggccaagaaggaaaccAAGCTAGTCGAGCTTCGAGAGCTCCTCAAGGACGAGATTGAGCCCAAATTGGAGAAGCTGCGAACTGAAAAGCGTGCTTTCCTAGACTTCCAGCAGACTCAAAACGACCTGGAGAGACTGACTCGAGTGGTTGTTGCGTACGATTATCTGCGCTACCAAGACTCTCTAAGCCAGTCAGCAGCAGATCTCGAAGGAAAGAAGCAAAGGCGGCGCGATCTGGAGGAGTCAGCAGCTCGTCTGAAGAGTGAAATTTCTCATCTTGAAGAGGATGTGAAGAAAGTGCGAGCTCAACGAGACAAGGAGCTTCGAAAAGGAGGCAAGGCTTCAGCACTAGAGgaggcagccaagaagcactCGAATGAGCTTGTGCGACTAGCCACCATTCTTGATCTGAAGAAGTCCAGCTtggcagaggaagaagaaaagaaggtggctgttgagaagacggTCTCAGAGTTGGAAGCCACCCTCCAGGAGAAGACGGCCGCTTTCGAGAACGCAAAGGCTCGGTACGATGCCGCCAAAGAAGACCTGGAACAGCAAAACAGAGACGCTGAGTCTAAggaagaacttcttcaaaCTCTACAGACAGGTGTGGCCTCCaaagatggccaagagaaCGGCTACCAGGGTCAACTTCAAGATGCAAAGAATCGTGCAACGACGGCGGCAACAGAGCAAGAGCAAGCAAAGATCAAGATTGCGCATTTGGAAAAGCGtgtcaaggaagaggagcctCGTGCAAAAAAGGCGAAGGAGCAGAACGCCGATCTTCTGCGCGATCTTGAAGGCCTGAAGACACAAGCCCAGAAGTTAGAGAAAGAACTTGGTCGACTGGGCTTCGAACCTGGTCAGGAAGAGCAGATGTTCAAGAGGGAGTCAGAGTTGCAACAAACAGTTCGCAATTTGAGGCAGGAATCTGACAAGCTGAAGCGTCAAGTCGCCAACACAGAGTTCAACTACGCGGATCCTGTGCCCAACTTTGATCGATCCAAGGTCAAGGGTCTTGTCGCCCAATTATTCACTCTTGACAAGGAGCACACTCAGGCCGGCACTGCGTTGGAGATCTGCGCTGGAGGACGTCTATACAACGTCGTGGTTGATACTGAGGTCACAGGTACACAGCTGCTACAAAGGGGCAAGCTACGAAAGCGTGTCACTATCATTCCTCTCAACAAGATCGCTGCTTTCAAAGCCTCAGCACAAACCATCGCTACGGCTCAAAACATCGCACCTGGCAAGGTTGATCTGGCGCTGTCTTTAGTTGGCTATGATCACGAGGTGTCAGCAGCTATGGAGTATGTCTTTGGCAATACTCTGATCTGTGCTGACGCAAATACTGCTAAGAGGGTGACGTTCGACCCGAACGTGCGCATGAGGAGTATCACTCTTGAAGGAGATGCGTACGATCCATCTGGTACACTATCTGGCGGAAGCTCACCAAACTCGAGCGGTGTTCTGGTActtctccagaagctcaacGGCCTGACTCGTCAACTGAGCGAAGCCGAAGGTGCTTTGAGGGAGCTCCAAGCCCGCATAACTaaggagaaggccaagctgGACCAAGCTCGCAGAATCAAGCAAGACTTGGATCTCAAGAGCCACGAGATCAAacttgctgaggagcagaTCAGCGGCAactcttcgtcttccatcATTCAGGAAGTCGCGAATATGAAGTCAACCATTCAAGAACTCAAAGAGGGTATATCCGAGGCAAAGACTCGACAAGCAAAGGCGATCGCCGACATAAAGACCATTGAGAAGGATATGAATGACTtcgacaacaacaaggatGCCAAGCTCGTCGAACTGCAGAAGGCACTTGATAAGCTGCGAGCTGGCCTCGGTAAGAACGCTGCCGCCGTAAAGACTCTGCAAAAAGAACTCCAGGGTGCACAACTCGACGCCGAGCAAGCGGGTGTCGACTTGTCTGCTGCTCGAGAACAGTTGCAAGAAGTCGAGATCGCCATCAAGGCCCAGCAGAAAGACATTCAAGACCTAGCAGAGCAAAAGGCTGAACTCCAGGAAACGCACGACACTGTTCAGGctcagcttgatgatgaacgCGCCAAGCTGCATCAATTCGATGACGAGCTTCGAGCTTTGGAAGATGCCACTCGCTCCAAGAACTCACGCATTGCTGAGGAGAGTCTCGAAATGCAGAAGCTTGGTCATCTTGTAGAGAAGTTCCACAAAGAGCAACAAGGTGCTGCCGAAAAGGTCGCCCGACTAGAGAAGGAGTTCGACTGGATTGCGGACGAAAAGGACAAGTTTGGTCGCAGCGGAACTCCGTATGACTTCAAGAACCACAACATTGGAGAGTGCAAGTCAACATTACATAACTTGACTGAGCGCTTCCAgggcatgaagaagaagatcaacccCAAGGTCATGAACATGATCGACagtgttgagaagaaggaggtgTCGCTCAAGCACATGATCAAGACTGTGATCAGGGACAAGCGTAAGATTGAAGAGACAATCGTCAGCTTGGATGactacaagaagaaggcacTTCACGAGACATGGGAGAAGGTCAATGGTGACTTTGGTAACATCTTCTCCGAGTTGCTTCCCGGGGGCAGCTTTGCCAAGCTCGATCCTCCCGAGGGCAAGACTATTAgcgatggtcttgaggtcAAGGTCTGCCTTGGTAAAGTGTGGAAGCAGAGTTTGACGGAACTGAGTGGTGGGCAAAG ATCGCTGGTTGCTCtatctctcatcatggctctgCTCCAGTTCAAGCCTGCCCCTATGTACATTCTTGACGAGGTTGATGCCGCGCTGGATCTCTCACATACCCAGAACATCGGTCGTCTCATCAAGACCCGATTCAAGGGCTCGCAGTTCATCGTCGTCAGTCTGAAAGACGGTATGTTCCAGAACGCGAACCGCATTTTCCGCACTCGCTTCAGCGAAGGTACCAGTATGGTGCAGGCTCTCACGCCAGCGGATATGAAGTAA